A part of Eubacterium sp. AB3007 genomic DNA contains:
- a CDS encoding beta-propeller domain-containing protein produces MDKKYIEEKFRLDGLETPESLSEEAMLARLQAAEEGPATETSGRASEAGATQTPAPAVREDRAVRRPTFFRRHRGLAAIAACLVLAMATVPLWKEAGENFWYGADVMTGEGQDSLVAFQNYEDIRAELKKIDQNQIAFRKETLYANVLEGDMAATEEAPSDDAVSAGNGAAPGLAAKGAAGSSGNTEANSYSETYKQVEGVDEADIIKTDGKYIYHITMDGEIQVSKPDGKKAEAITTIKPGKHAGFTDLYLREDRLIAIGSMYDGSMTKGGIVPENDRASVTVYEMTDPAHPEKRKKFQQSGNVVSSRMADGYVYLVTDCYAGEKEDFVPRTTSDGKEKKLAAQDIYCMPSPSGRSYAVLSAIDIDGGTKEEAKTKAVLGASEEIYCNGEHMYIAGAEADGMVGAYWYPGYRPAYTRILKADLKDGKVKFLHSVRVRGSINDQFSMDEKDGYLRVATTSNKDGKDENNLYVLDAKLKKAGSVKGFARDEHIESVRFLGDRGYVITYRQTDPLFVLDLSNPRKPKIDGSVKISGFSTLLVPVDEKTLLGIGYCTRSTEGGEALNGTKLALFDVSNPSKPKVKDSKEFPGMDSPAQFEHKALLVGPGSSWYAIPYTIWQDDWTGIEDAEELPDVIEEDVVDGEPEEAAPDVAIDTDSDYTTGCEGGVLTFSAGSKLSKSKKHSLSDQGMQRAVYINGYIYGLDEGDQITGMKFGGNH; encoded by the coding sequence ATGGATAAGAAATACATAGAAGAGAAGTTCCGGCTGGATGGACTGGAGACGCCGGAGAGTTTGTCGGAGGAAGCAATGCTGGCCAGGCTGCAGGCAGCAGAGGAGGGCCCGGCCACAGAAACTTCGGGCCGGGCCAGTGAGGCGGGCGCGACACAGACACCTGCGCCCGCCGTGAGAGAGGATCGTGCGGTCCGCAGACCGACCTTCTTCCGCCGCCACCGAGGGCTGGCAGCGATCGCCGCCTGTCTGGTGTTGGCGATGGCCACTGTACCCCTCTGGAAGGAGGCAGGAGAAAACTTCTGGTATGGCGCAGATGTGATGACAGGAGAGGGCCAGGATAGTCTGGTCGCTTTCCAAAACTACGAGGACATCCGGGCGGAACTGAAGAAGATCGACCAGAACCAGATAGCCTTTCGCAAGGAGACGCTCTATGCGAACGTTCTGGAGGGTGACATGGCGGCGACAGAAGAGGCGCCTTCAGATGACGCGGTTTCCGCAGGGAATGGCGCGGCGCCGGGTCTGGCCGCCAAGGGCGCCGCGGGTAGCAGCGGGAATACCGAAGCGAACAGTTACTCCGAAACCTACAAGCAGGTGGAAGGGGTGGACGAGGCGGACATCATCAAGACCGATGGGAAGTATATCTACCACATCACCATGGATGGAGAGATCCAGGTCAGCAAGCCGGATGGCAAAAAGGCAGAGGCCATCACCACCATCAAGCCCGGAAAGCATGCCGGTTTCACGGATCTTTACCTGAGAGAGGACAGGTTGATCGCCATTGGGAGCATGTATGATGGGAGCATGACGAAGGGCGGGATCGTTCCGGAGAACGACAGAGCCTCCGTCACAGTATACGAAATGACCGATCCTGCCCATCCCGAGAAACGGAAGAAGTTCCAGCAGAGTGGAAACGTGGTGTCTAGCCGGATGGCAGATGGGTATGTCTACCTGGTGACCGATTGTTATGCGGGAGAGAAGGAAGACTTTGTGCCCCGGACCACTTCGGACGGGAAAGAGAAGAAACTGGCGGCGCAGGATATCTACTGCATGCCGAGTCCCAGCGGCCGATCTTACGCGGTGCTTAGTGCCATCGACATCGATGGCGGCACCAAGGAGGAGGCCAAGACCAAGGCGGTGCTGGGAGCATCGGAGGAGATCTACTGCAACGGGGAGCACATGTACATCGCCGGAGCCGAAGCGGACGGTATGGTGGGCGCTTACTGGTACCCGGGATACCGTCCGGCATACACCAGGATCCTGAAAGCGGATCTGAAGGATGGCAAGGTGAAGTTCCTGCACTCTGTCCGGGTGCGTGGGAGCATCAACGACCAGTTCTCCATGGACGAGAAAGACGGCTACCTGCGGGTGGCCACCACCTCCAACAAGGACGGGAAGGACGAGAACAACCTGTACGTGCTGGACGCGAAACTGAAGAAGGCGGGTAGCGTAAAGGGATTTGCCAGGGACGAGCACATCGAGTCCGTTCGTTTCCTGGGGGACCGGGGCTACGTGATCACCTACAGGCAGACAGACCCGTTGTTCGTACTGGATCTCAGCAATCCCAGGAAACCGAAGATCGACGGCAGCGTGAAGATCAGTGGATTCTCCACCCTGCTGGTACCGGTGGATGAGAAGACGTTGCTGGGGATCGGTTATTGCACCAGATCCACCGAAGGCGGCGAAGCCTTGAACGGTACCAAGCTGGCACTCTTTGATGTCAGCAATCCTTCCAAACCAAAGGTGAAGGACAGCAAGGAGTTCCCGGGCATGGACAGCCCGGCCCAGTTCGAGCACAAAGCCCTGCTAGTGGGACCGGGGAGCAGCTGGTACGCGATCCCTTACACTATCTGGCAGGATGATTGGACGGGCATCGAGGATGCGGAGGAACTGCCGGATGTGATCGAGGAGGACGTGGTCGATGGCGAACCGGAGGAAGCGGCCCCGGATGTGGCCATTGACACTGACAGCGATTATACCACCGGCTGCGAAGGTGGCGTGCTTACCTTCTCTGCCGGATCCAAACTCTCCAAAAGCAAGAAACACTCCTTGTCCGACCAGGGGATGCAGCGTGCCGTCTACATCAATGGATACATCTACGGCCTGGACGAAGGCGACCAGATCACCGGGATGAAGTTTGGGGGGAATCATTGA
- a CDS encoding MBL fold metallo-hydrolase, which translates to MLKLLLKIVLVLVVLVVAVAVAALLFLWFYPGVGKTPDKAAQAAYAEKMRVFYDGEFHNTDKNYTLMAGESEPRSGEVRPADPSDIPVVDQGTPERGEPGQMTISWLGHSSALVQMGAKNILIDPVLTDYSSPVGFVGVKRFSAPGLTPQEVPEIDVLFISHDHYDHLDYQTIRQIDDRVACYVVPLGVDAILKGWGIESGRIRALAWWETTEIDGIRYSLTESQHFSGRNPLKSGLTLWGGLRIDDGIHSLYYTGDGGYCDAFRKEYQKYGEVDLILAENGQYSKGWPMVHMTPEESVQAAKDAHAQWYIPVHWGAFVLSTHAWYDPALRAVKAGEAQEVEIATPRIGELVPYDDIDRYDSHWWEEAQ; encoded by the coding sequence ATGCTGAAACTCTTGCTTAAGATCGTGCTGGTGCTCGTGGTGCTCGTGGTAGCAGTGGCGGTGGCAGCGCTGCTGTTCCTGTGGTTTTATCCCGGCGTGGGCAAGACCCCGGACAAAGCCGCACAGGCTGCGTACGCAGAGAAGATGAGGGTGTTCTACGATGGGGAGTTCCACAACACAGATAAGAACTATACACTGATGGCTGGGGAATCAGAGCCGCGCAGCGGCGAGGTAAGACCAGCGGATCCATCGGATATCCCGGTTGTGGATCAGGGTACACCGGAGAGGGGAGAACCGGGGCAGATGACGATCAGCTGGCTGGGGCACTCTTCTGCTCTGGTGCAGATGGGAGCGAAAAACATCCTCATCGATCCCGTATTGACAGACTATTCCTCACCGGTGGGTTTTGTGGGGGTGAAACGGTTCTCTGCTCCGGGGCTCACCCCGCAGGAAGTGCCGGAGATCGATGTTCTGTTCATTTCCCATGATCACTACGATCACCTGGATTACCAGACCATCCGTCAGATCGACGACCGTGTTGCCTGCTATGTGGTGCCGCTAGGGGTGGACGCCATCCTGAAAGGATGGGGAATCGAGTCCGGACGGATCCGCGCACTGGCCTGGTGGGAGACCACCGAGATCGACGGTATCCGGTACTCGCTGACGGAGTCCCAGCACTTCTCCGGGCGAAATCCTCTGAAATCCGGCTTAACACTCTGGGGTGGGCTGCGGATCGATGATGGTATCCACAGTCTTTACTATACAGGAGACGGCGGGTACTGCGACGCTTTCCGAAAGGAATACCAGAAGTACGGAGAGGTGGACCTGATCCTGGCCGAAAATGGACAGTACAGCAAGGGGTGGCCTATGGTACACATGACGCCGGAGGAGTCTGTACAGGCGGCAAAGGATGCCCACGCCCAGTGGTATATTCCGGTGCACTGGGGAGCTTTTGTCCTCTCTACCCACGCCTGGTACGATCCTGCCTTGCGGGCGGTGAAAGCCGGCGAGGCGCAGGAAGTCGAGATCGCTACCCCCAGAATCGGCGAGCTGGTGCCTTATGACGACATAGACCGGTATGACAGTCACTGGTGGGAGGAAGCTCAGTAG
- a CDS encoding DNA-binding domain-containing protein, whose product MKKITYYIIDDNIAIVKSLEKIIKLRELGNVCGCCTDPEEALEEILEERPDIVLVDLLMGGMDGITLMDRVKERIPEISFVMVSKVTDKEMVQQAYTAGVEFFIHKPVNLVEVETVLRNVADRIKMREVMGSLQDIFQEQPSPAPRTKPADTTSVETLLGMLGMLGEKGVQDIRCLYRLMQQEGGSFHKELLTRVAEEEEDTVKNVEQRIRRAIRKGLANAAEAGLDDYGSELFTVYAGYVFDFKTLKDEMNYARGKTHSGGRVSISRFMEGLELYRKSL is encoded by the coding sequence ATGAAAAAGATAACCTATTACATCATCGACGACAATATAGCGATAGTGAAATCCCTGGAGAAGATCATCAAGCTGCGGGAACTTGGAAATGTTTGCGGCTGTTGCACAGACCCGGAGGAGGCACTGGAGGAGATCCTGGAGGAACGGCCGGACATCGTGCTGGTGGATCTTCTGATGGGAGGTATGGACGGCATCACTCTGATGGATCGAGTGAAAGAAAGGATCCCTGAAATCTCGTTCGTCATGGTCTCCAAGGTCACCGACAAGGAGATGGTTCAGCAGGCCTATACCGCCGGAGTGGAGTTCTTCATCCACAAGCCAGTGAATCTGGTGGAGGTGGAGACCGTACTACGGAATGTTGCAGACCGGATCAAGATGCGGGAGGTCATGGGGAGTTTGCAGGATATCTTTCAGGAGCAACCCTCACCTGCCCCACGCACAAAGCCGGCCGACACTACCTCTGTGGAAACACTCCTGGGTATGCTGGGCATGCTTGGAGAGAAAGGAGTGCAGGACATTCGCTGTCTGTACCGCCTGATGCAGCAGGAGGGAGGAAGTTTCCACAAGGAACTTCTGACCCGGGTAGCTGAGGAGGAAGAGGATACCGTGAAAAACGTGGAGCAGCGGATCCGTCGGGCCATAAGAAAGGGGCTGGCCAATGCGGCGGAAGCCGGGCTGGATGATTATGGGAGTGAGCTCTTTACTGTGTACGCCGGCTACGTTTTTGATTTTAAGACCCTGAAGGACGAGATGAACTATGCCAGAGGGAAAACCCATTCCGGCGGTCGAGTGAGCATCTCCAGGTTTATGGAGGGTCTGGAACTGTATAGGAAGTCGTTGTAA
- a CDS encoding transposase: MSRTNYSKQFKLMVAKEALLPENKNLEHVIADKYGIMPWTVIRWRNHLAEVVEDKAFRKGFTKSDKRTDREKELEKENAELREEVEILKKAAAFLANVKRD, encoded by the coding sequence ATGTCAAGAACAAATTACAGCAAACAGTTCAAATTGATGGTGGCAAAAGAAGCATTGCTGCCTGAAAACAAGAATCTGGAACATGTCATAGCCGACAAGTACGGAATCATGCCGTGGACTGTCATACGATGGCGTAATCATCTTGCTGAAGTTGTTGAAGATAAAGCCTTTCGAAAAGGGTTTACCAAATCAGATAAGAGGACCGATCGGGAAAAAGAGCTTGAAAAAGAGAACGCAGAGCTTCGTGAGGAGGTCGAAATACTAAAAAAAGCAGCGGCCTTCCTTGCAAATGTAAAGCGCGATTGA
- a CDS encoding sodium:alanine symporter family protein translates to MLDNFANWINGYLWAPALVYLAIAVGLILSIGLKFPQFRLIKDMVGQMRKGSSSDSGVSSFQGFCMALGGRVGTGNIAGVASAIGAGGPGAVFWMWVIALIGAGSAFSESALAQVYKTKTIGEYRGGPAYYIEKGLKCKPLAIIFACATILAMTVTGPTVQAGAIAAAFRGINLSISPVIVGVIVAGLFIAVTLGGLKRIGTFASYVVPIMAGIYLLLALIILIINIKHIPGMFALIFSCAFNMNAVFGGVFGSCVMMGVKRGIYSNEAGWGSGAHAAATAEVSHPAKQGLVQAFSVYIDTLLVCTATALMILSTDMFNVLDADGNVIYEGIAGVEAGPGFVQGAINSFIPGFGAPFITIAMFFFAFTTLLSFAVYADSNIQYLLSHTSDTMKRRAYTVGCLIIAVLAFLASMKDMTTAWDYADVGVGIMCWLNLPILALMAPKSIKILKDYETQKKMGLDPVFIPEDVGFDNCELWDEIVDERYADLKAAKKAAEGKGQVEA, encoded by the coding sequence ATGTTAGATAATTTTGCTAACTGGATCAACGGGTATCTATGGGCGCCAGCCCTGGTGTACCTCGCCATTGCGGTGGGCCTGATTCTGTCCATCGGTCTGAAATTCCCTCAGTTCCGCCTGATCAAGGACATGGTGGGACAGATGAGGAAGGGCTCCAGCTCGGACAGTGGAGTTTCCTCCTTCCAGGGATTCTGTATGGCTCTTGGTGGCCGTGTGGGAACCGGTAACATTGCCGGTGTCGCCAGTGCCATCGGAGCAGGCGGTCCGGGAGCCGTCTTCTGGATGTGGGTCATCGCCCTTATCGGTGCAGGTTCCGCTTTCTCTGAGTCCGCGCTGGCTCAGGTTTACAAGACCAAGACCATTGGTGAGTACAGAGGTGGCCCGGCCTACTATATCGAGAAAGGACTGAAGTGTAAGCCGCTGGCGATCATCTTCGCCTGTGCCACCATCCTGGCTATGACCGTCACAGGCCCGACCGTACAGGCCGGTGCCATCGCCGCCGCCTTCCGCGGGATCAACCTGAGTATCAGCCCAGTTATCGTGGGCGTCATCGTGGCAGGTCTGTTCATCGCCGTCACACTGGGCGGACTGAAGAGGATCGGTACCTTTGCAAGTTACGTCGTTCCAATCATGGCAGGTATCTACCTGCTGCTGGCGCTGATCATTCTGATCATCAACATCAAGCATATTCCAGGCATGTTCGCGCTGATCTTCAGCTGTGCCTTCAACATGAACGCTGTATTCGGCGGCGTGTTCGGCTCCTGCGTCATGATGGGTGTCAAGAGAGGTATCTACTCCAACGAAGCTGGTTGGGGATCCGGTGCCCATGCAGCGGCTACCGCTGAGGTTTCTCACCCCGCCAAGCAGGGTCTGGTACAGGCTTTCTCCGTGTACATCGATACACTGTTGGTCTGCACCGCTACCGCGCTGATGATCCTGTCCACAGACATGTTCAACGTGCTGGATGCGGACGGTAACGTCATCTACGAGGGAATCGCAGGGGTTGAGGCCGGTCCGGGCTTTGTGCAGGGAGCGATCAACAGCTTCATCCCGGGATTCGGCGCACCGTTCATCACCATCGCCATGTTCTTCTTCGCGTTCACCACACTGCTTTCTTTCGCAGTTTACGCGGACTCCAATATCCAGTACCTGCTGTCTCACACGTCTGACACAATGAAGAGACGTGCCTATACGGTCGGCTGCCTGATCATCGCTGTGCTGGCGTTCCTGGCCTCCATGAAGGATATGACCACCGCATGGGATTACGCAGACGTTGGCGTCGGCATCATGTGCTGGCTGAACCTGCCAATCCTGGCCCTCATGGCTCCCAAGTCCATCAAGATCCTGAAGGACTACGAGACCCAGAAGAAGATGGGGCTGGATCCGGTGTTTATTCCGGAAGATGTCGGATTCGACAACTGCGAGCTCTGGGATGAGATCGTAGATGAGAGATACGCTGACCTGAAGGCTGCCAAGAAAGCTGCCGAAGGGAAGGGACAGGTGGAGGCATAA
- a CDS encoding IS3 family transposase produces MREHKHEHSIARMARVLKVSESGYYKWRRRVDGPLTEKEKEDLKITKEIYDIYRASRGSYGSRKVTVILNKGRKKRVNHKRVERIMQECALFSRTCRRFVCTTDSDHDEPIADNLIDRDFSVDAPDKKMVSDTTVIATEQGDLYVAGILDLYGRLPVGLAMSVHNDRFLVMDALKDMLLRGCGSPGCIIHSDRGSTYCSKEYRRMLSRQGFICSMSRKGDCWDNAPMESFWGKMKSEWLKKKYRTINEAKGDIYEYVWHFYPRKRPHESINYSTPYDYYHRGEII; encoded by the coding sequence ATGCGTGAGCATAAACACGAGCACAGCATTGCGAGGATGGCCAGAGTACTAAAGGTGTCAGAGAGCGGATACTACAAATGGCGCAGACGAGTCGATGGGCCACTTACGGAGAAAGAGAAAGAAGACCTTAAGATCACAAAAGAGATATACGACATATACAGAGCTTCCAGAGGATCATACGGATCAAGAAAAGTAACCGTTATCCTGAATAAAGGTCGCAAAAAACGTGTCAACCATAAACGTGTCGAGAGGATCATGCAGGAGTGCGCTCTCTTTTCCAGGACATGCAGAAGGTTTGTCTGCACGACGGATTCAGACCATGACGAGCCAATCGCCGACAATCTTATCGACAGAGACTTCAGCGTTGATGCCCCGGATAAAAAGATGGTAAGTGATACAACAGTCATTGCTACGGAGCAGGGAGATCTGTATGTGGCCGGAATACTGGATCTGTATGGAAGGCTTCCCGTAGGGTTGGCAATGAGCGTGCATAACGATAGATTTCTGGTAATGGATGCATTAAAAGATATGCTTCTCAGAGGCTGTGGAAGTCCGGGATGCATCATACATTCGGACAGGGGTTCGACCTACTGTTCGAAGGAATACAGGAGAATGCTGAGCAGGCAGGGATTCATATGCAGCATGAGCCGTAAGGGAGATTGCTGGGACAATGCACCAATGGAAAGTTTCTGGGGTAAAATGAAGTCAGAATGGCTAAAGAAAAAATACAGAACAATCAACGAGGCAAAAGGTGATATATATGAATACGTGTGGCACTTTTATCCTCGTAAAAGGCCACACGAATCCATCAATTACTCAACCCCGTATGATTATTATCATAGGGGAGAAATCATATAG
- a CDS encoding GntR family transcriptional regulator: MIQIDMKSHKSIYQQVVDNVKELIMCDLLPADSKLPSVRDLSRQLTINPNTVQKAFKELEREGYIYTVAGRGSFVSERPHAVPDPRRLAQIRGDVENAYRELRLAGMSPEEVQSFVQGILEDRVREEHTQDQKGGRK, from the coding sequence ATGATACAGATCGACATGAAAAGTCACAAGTCCATCTACCAGCAGGTGGTGGACAATGTGAAGGAACTGATCATGTGTGACCTGCTTCCTGCAGACAGCAAGCTGCCCTCGGTGCGGGATCTCTCTCGCCAGCTGACCATCAACCCCAATACCGTCCAGAAAGCATTCAAAGAACTGGAACGGGAAGGCTATATTTATACGGTAGCCGGTCGGGGAAGCTTTGTCAGCGAGCGGCCGCATGCGGTACCGGATCCCAGGCGACTGGCGCAGATCCGCGGGGATGTGGAGAATGCGTACCGGGAGCTTCGGCTAGCCGGGATGAGTCCAGAGGAGGTACAAAGCTTTGTTCAAGGGATCCTGGAGGATCGCGTTCGGGAAGAGCACACTCAAGATCAGAAGGGAGGCAGGAAATGA
- a CDS encoding RNA polymerase sigma factor — translation MSEQKWIQAAKQGDQAAFCHLYGLYKDRLYRYAYYKLGNREDAEDAVSECVLSAWRQIGSLREHKAFSAWLFRILSGCCNASIRRSITAREAACEAARNIQTCAPHGPAKAGAAAGSLMAPAADQPSALRLVLAEALEQLTAQEREIVLMAVVGGLKSTEIAEITGLRPGSVRSKLSRSLARMRRYLESE, via the coding sequence ATGAGCGAACAGAAATGGATACAGGCGGCAAAGCAGGGGGATCAGGCAGCATTCTGCCATCTCTACGGTCTCTACAAGGATCGTCTCTACCGCTACGCCTATTACAAACTGGGAAACCGGGAAGACGCCGAAGACGCGGTATCTGAGTGCGTACTCTCCGCCTGGCGGCAGATCGGCTCACTGCGGGAGCACAAAGCCTTCTCGGCCTGGCTCTTTCGGATCCTGTCCGGCTGTTGTAACGCATCCATACGCAGGAGCATCACCGCCCGCGAAGCGGCCTGTGAAGCGGCGCGCAACATCCAAACATGCGCGCCGCACGGACCGGCGAAAGCCGGAGCGGCCGCCGGCAGTCTGATGGCGCCGGCGGCGGACCAGCCCTCCGCCCTTCGCCTGGTGCTGGCGGAGGCATTGGAACAGTTAACTGCACAGGAAAGGGAGATCGTCCTGATGGCGGTCGTTGGAGGACTGAAAAGTACCGAGATCGCGGAGATCACCGGACTGAGACCCGGCAGCGTCCGTTCCAAGCTGTCCAGGAGTCTGGCCAGGATGCGGAGGTATCTGGAGAGTGAGTGA
- a CDS encoding L,D-transpeptidase family protein: protein MNKRNVAIALIAAICLTGCILYLDYYFHFHDRFLPGTRINNNTVSGMDLDSAIADLEGEYSLTVHFREGKTEKVRGGDIDFRLNMKDTLQELLERQGFLAYLKSFVTSFRYNVPTSAAYDREKLAGIALAWPEMDESAMVKPVDAHIVYKDGDFSIIPETPGNTIRIQKALQELNRAVSTGAKTWEPERIAGVYRNAQVKKDDPTLNADLETMKNMAWNTVTYKLPTGQQVLDPNTTMDWLKRGKDGKLEKKKNHWNKKIREYVVALAGKVDTVDKKHTFKTHSGKIIKLKSQGYYGWRIDQEAEAKQLAKDLAAASPVSRKPAYIQREAANYSDNYGYGDSYVEINLSKQHLWMYKKGKVVLESDVVSGTAGAHATPDGAYFVLDKARNVTLRGPQVKTKPKKDKDGKVITPAKKEYEWESPVSYWMPLTYEGVGMHDASWRGAFGGGIWQYNGSHGCINLPVSFAPKLFSHVKVGMPVAVYY from the coding sequence ATGAACAAACGTAACGTGGCGATCGCGCTGATTGCGGCGATCTGTCTGACAGGTTGCATCCTGTATTTGGACTATTACTTTCATTTTCATGACCGGTTTCTGCCGGGTACGAGGATCAACAACAATACGGTGAGCGGAATGGATCTGGACTCTGCCATAGCGGATCTGGAGGGGGAATATTCGCTGACCGTTCATTTCCGTGAGGGAAAGACCGAGAAGGTGCGGGGAGGAGATATCGATTTCCGGCTGAACATGAAGGACACCCTGCAGGAACTGCTGGAGCGGCAGGGATTTCTGGCCTATCTGAAGAGTTTTGTGACATCGTTTCGATACAACGTACCGACGAGTGCCGCCTATGACCGGGAGAAACTTGCAGGCATCGCCCTCGCCTGGCCGGAGATGGATGAGAGTGCCATGGTGAAGCCTGTGGACGCCCACATCGTCTACAAGGATGGGGATTTTTCCATCATTCCCGAGACACCAGGGAACACCATCCGCATCCAGAAGGCGCTGCAGGAACTCAACCGGGCTGTGTCCACCGGGGCCAAGACCTGGGAGCCTGAGCGAATCGCCGGGGTATACCGGAACGCTCAGGTAAAGAAAGACGATCCTACGCTGAACGCTGACCTGGAGACCATGAAAAATATGGCCTGGAACACCGTCACCTATAAGCTGCCCACCGGTCAGCAGGTGCTGGATCCCAACACCACCATGGATTGGCTTAAGAGAGGGAAGGACGGCAAGCTGGAGAAGAAGAAAAACCATTGGAACAAGAAGATCCGGGAGTATGTAGTCGCTCTGGCCGGGAAGGTAGACACCGTCGACAAGAAACACACCTTCAAGACCCACTCCGGCAAGATCATCAAGCTGAAGTCGCAGGGGTATTACGGATGGCGGATCGACCAGGAGGCAGAGGCGAAGCAGCTGGCGAAGGATCTGGCGGCTGCAAGTCCGGTGAGCCGTAAGCCTGCCTATATTCAGCGAGAAGCAGCCAACTATAGTGACAACTACGGCTACGGAGACTCCTATGTGGAGATCAATCTCAGCAAACAGCATCTCTGGATGTACAAGAAGGGGAAGGTGGTCCTGGAGAGCGACGTGGTGTCTGGAACGGCTGGCGCTCATGCGACTCCCGACGGCGCTTACTTTGTCCTGGACAAAGCACGGAATGTCACCCTCCGCGGCCCCCAGGTGAAGACAAAGCCCAAGAAAGACAAGGACGGCAAGGTGATCACACCGGCCAAGAAGGAATACGAGTGGGAATCACCGGTCAGCTACTGGATGCCCCTGACCTATGAGGGCGTGGGCATGCACGACGCTAGCTGGCGCGGCGCTTTCGGCGGAGGGATCTGGCAGTACAACGGATCCCATGGATGCATCAACCTGCCGGTATCCTTTGCGCCCAAGCTGTTCAGCCATGTGAAGGTCGGAATGCCGGTGGCCGTATACTATTAA
- a CDS encoding carbon-nitrogen hydrolase family protein — protein MKDLKSTCRIALVQAEPVMFDKEACLSKALDYIHEAAREHAELIVFPELFIPGYPIGLNFGFSMGKRTEAGRADWKRYYDASLVAGGPAFAELARAAREAEAYVSIGFSERDAVSGTLYNSNVIFSPEGEWLVHRKLKPTGSERLVWGDADRDYFPITQTPWGPIGSLICWESYMPLARVALYQKGITIYISPNTNDNPEWQATIQHIAIEGKCFFINSDMIVSKTSYPDDLHCQGEIERLPEMVCCGGSCIVDPFGHYVTEPLWDEEGIIYADLDMNLAAACRMEHDPIGHYARPDVLELVVHE, from the coding sequence ATGAAGGATCTGAAATCCACCTGCCGCATCGCATTGGTGCAGGCGGAGCCTGTGATGTTTGATAAGGAAGCGTGTCTGTCTAAGGCGCTGGACTATATCCATGAGGCGGCCCGGGAGCATGCGGAGCTGATCGTGTTCCCGGAGTTATTCATCCCGGGCTATCCCATCGGGCTGAACTTTGGGTTCAGCATGGGGAAACGGACGGAGGCCGGAAGGGCAGACTGGAAACGGTATTATGACGCATCGCTGGTGGCGGGCGGCCCGGCGTTTGCGGAGCTGGCTCGGGCGGCCCGGGAGGCGGAAGCCTATGTGAGCATCGGGTTCTCGGAACGCGATGCGGTGAGTGGCACTCTGTATAACAGCAATGTGATCTTTAGCCCGGAGGGGGAGTGGTTGGTACACCGGAAGTTGAAGCCTACCGGATCGGAGCGACTGGTCTGGGGGGATGCTGACCGGGACTACTTTCCGATCACACAGACACCATGGGGGCCCATTGGCAGCCTGATCTGTTGGGAGAGTTACATGCCTCTGGCCAGGGTGGCTTTGTACCAGAAGGGGATCACCATCTATATCTCGCCGAACACCAACGACAATCCGGAGTGGCAGGCCACGATCCAGCATATCGCCATCGAGGGGAAGTGCTTTTTCATCAACAGCGACATGATCGTGAGCAAAACCTCCTACCCGGACGACCTGCACTGTCAGGGGGAGATCGAGCGGCTGCCGGAGATGGTCTGCTGCGGTGGAAGCTGCATCGTCGATCCTTTCGGTCACTACGTAACGGAGCCTCTGTGGGACGAGGAGGGGATCATCTACGCGGATCTGGATATGAATCTGGCGGCAGCTTGCCGGATGGAGCACGACCCCATCGGCCACTATGCCCGCCCGGACGTGCTGGAACTGGTGGTGCACGAGTAG